CGAGACTACCCGAGGGATCGAGAATGGGCTCCGCGTGACCGAGAACACAGCTTTCGCGGCCGAAGAACACCCCCCCCAAGGGGTCGATCTCCCTTAAGACGTGACTTTGACGTGGGTTTGAATGTGGACGCAGAGAGGGCCAGACGAGGGTCCAGAGATGGTCCGTTATCTGCTGGGTCATCAAACTCGGACCCGCCTTTTGGAGGACCCTTCCGAGGTTCATATcgtggaaggggtgggggcagaggaggaggacgtggGGGCGGTGATTGGGATCgtggtggaagaggcagGGGATTCCACGGCGATGACCGTCCTGACCATCGCTTCCCCCGCAGCCATTCCCAGGACGGTCGATATGGACGGGAACCAGATGTTCGAGATCACCGAGAGCCTAGGTACCAGGAGTTCACTAGGGACATTCGAGATGATCGCCCGATGGGAAGAGACAGGGAGCACGATCTCCTTCGACCGAAACCGATCGACCGCGTATCCAATGACCCGCCTTCAGCAAAGGACgtttcgcctcctccccttgcGCCTTCAGCCCCCGCCTTTGGCACAGTCCCGAGCCGCCCACCCGCCACGACGGACATTCAGTCAATGACAGGGAAACCACCTCCAACTGGACCTAGAGCGTTAGCGGTGGAGGAGCGGCCACCCTCTGCAGGTCAAGGCGTGAGCAATGATAGAGCCCCTCCTACCGGCCCCTCAAAAATCCACGGGGAAGCTAGTCCCACCATTCCATCTGGACCCCGGGCCCACCGAGATGCCAAGCAGCCCCAAAGGTCTAGCAAACAGTGGATCAATACTGGTGCGTTCAATGCCAAGAAGACGCAGGAATCCCCCAAATCCGCAAGGTCCATGAGCGTGGTCTCGCAGCACCCAAGACCCTTTGGTGGCTTCCGCCCAGAATCCTCCCATACGGACTTCCACAGCGAATACAACAAGCGGCCCCGTAGTCCGGATGCCAAGTCAGATTCACACACAGAGCGATATGGGGGTTTCCGTGGCACCGGTGTCAACGACATCGCCATTGCCTACCAGAGAGGATCTCACTCGGCCAGGGCGTCATTGGACCGTGAAATGAGGCTGAGtctggatgatggtgacTTGAAAGTGGGCGCAGCCGAGCCTGTCGTTGAGCGAGCTCAAACAGAACGGCAACCGGACCGTGTCCAGGAACCAACTCCCAGCCCGGTGACGTTGGGAGCTGTTGAGCCCTCCAAGGACAAAATAGAAGAGGCGAAACAGTCGACAGTCCCACCGCCAGAGTCACGCCCTCTCGACTTTGACGTCCCTTCATCGGGAGTCAGGCTACAAGAGAAGCACCTGCCCGCGTCGGCGGAAGAGACTGAGGAatcggacgaggatgacgaagatCTTAACGATTATTTTTCGCAACAGGTAtccaaggccgaggccgagctcaagaagctgCACGAGATGGTGGACGGTTCGACCATTCAAATCATTGCGCGGTATACAACTGTGGAAAATAATGCCATGGTCAGGGTGGTTGTCAGCCCAGTTACCGTCCAGAACAAGGTGAAGCCCATTCCCGATGGTTTCACGTTTCCCCCGATAAAACCGCAGCAGGTTGATCCAGTTGAGCCCGAGGCAGCCTTGCCGCAGCCTCAAGTGCAAGATGAGGAGATGCCAGACGCCATGCCTGAGGCGCCGGCGAGCCCTACCATCGAAAAGGCGGACGAAGTGGCCGAGCAGCAGCTTCCGGAACCACAACCCAAGGTGGAGGACATGGATGTTGAGGGCTCAGCCCTTCCGTCAGTGCCAGCTGTGCAGGACGCTAACCTACATGACGAGGACGTCAGTATGGAGGATGTTTCTGAAGTGCACGAGACGGTGGAGcctccgcatcctccagCGTCTGTGAATGGGGAGCCCGGCAGAAATGGCATTCATGCCCCGTTCATGCAAGCTGCCCGCACCCCCTCGCACATGGATGACGACAGCGAGGACAGGACAGAGGACGACGGGAGCATCTACGATACTGTCGAGCATGCTCGCGAGTTTTCCGCCACACCGCCAACCGAAGACCTGCCCATCTACAACGTCAAACCCTGGGAGCAGAGCAGACGAGCATTCCGAACTGAGGAGAGCTCCCCCAACTTTGGAAACTTTGTGCTTGCCAACATCCAACGAGAAACTGCCACCGCCGAGACGGCGCAAGACGTGTCCCGGCGGCAGTATGCTCAAGATTACGAGTCTTACTTGAAGTTTACCCAGTCGGATGACCCGGTTGCCATCAAGAGCAGAGCACACTTTACGAATGAAGTTTCGGTCAAGGAGACCAAGGGGCCACAATCGGAAAACAAACCAGAAGGCAGAGGGACGCGAGCGCGTTTTGCTACGGAATATGATCTGAAGAAAGCCCTGGAGCAGTCGCAGCGGGAGTTTGCCGAGAGGCAGGAGCGGGAAGACCGAAGCCAGAAGGAAAAGTACCGCACGGACAAGGAGGCGGTGATCCCTGACATGCTGTGGACCACGGCAGAAAAGGAGCAGGCCTCATTTTATGATACTGCCGGCAAGCTTCCCTTGGAGAAACTGGTGGCCACTTGGGACGTCGTTCCCTGGCATGTCAACttcaccgaggaggaggccgaaaAGTTTGAGAAGGCCTACCTGGAGTTCCCCAAGCAGTGGGGCAAGATTGCAAAGGAGCTGCCCAACCGCGACACCGGCACTTGTATCCAGTATTACTATGCCATGAAACGGGAGCTGGggctcaaggagaagctcaagaaaCAGCCAAAGAAGCGCAAGAAGGGTGGACGTGCTAAGCAGCGCTCCAGTGCTTTGGTGTCGGAGTTGGGCAATGGTGAACACGAAACCGAAGACGCCACTCAGGAAACTGGCGAGAACGGTGAGCGTCGCCGCCCTCCCCGTCGTGCTGCCGCTCCCAACTTTGGCGGCAACGAGGCCACACCGAATGCCGACTCGGACGGCGCAACCCCGGCTGCCACCCCGGCCCGGAGGAGAGGCGGTACTGCAATTGAGGGTGCCAAGAACGACAGCGGGGCCGAGAAGACAGAGGGCAAGAGAGCCCGGGGCAGAAAGCAGGTCAAAGACAAGGCTGGTCAAGATGCCAAGGGCATAAAACCCGCACCGTCAACACAAACCCCGGTGCCGCTTCCGCCACCTGTGCCGAGCAACAAGGGCGGTCGATCACGGGCCAACTCCAAGGCTCAGGGCCCCGAGTGGGCTTCCCCCCAGACCCCTGTCGACATTGCTGCCCGGCCCCCGGGACACTTTGAGGCGCCTCCCGGGGGCATGCAACCGCCCCTGGCCCCCGTTCAGCAGCCACCGCTGTCAAGCCCCGAGAGGGCAATGGGCCCGATGCAGTCGACCATGTCCGAGGTCATGGCAGCACCGTCCCTCCGGCCAGAGCCGCCGCTGTCCCAGACGTCAGTCCCCACATTCGACATCCCTCAGCCAGCCGGGCCCGATCGCACTCGTACCCCACAGCAGGCGTCGAGCTACTGGAGCGTTTCAGAGTCAAACGACTTCCCCGGTCTGCTGCGGGCTTTTGGCACCGACTGGAACGCCATTGCTGCCCATATGCAAACTAAGACAGCCACCATGGTacgcccaaccccaacagccttttctctttcccatcccaccccgtccccgtccccatacccgtccccgtccccggaCATGACGACTAACTACTCCGACTTGCAGGTCAAAAACTTTTATATGCGTCAGACCAAGGAGGGTGGCAGGAGGGAGACCAATGTGGACTGGGAGCACATTGCTACCGAAGCCGACGCCAAGCTTCGTCGCGGGGAGAAGCGTCCTGCTCCGCCGACACCAACCCAAGGACCCCGGAAGAGATATGATGTACCGACGGGACACCGGCCCCTGGCTGCTGCCGAACCCGAGGAGCACACGCCTACCAAGATTGAGCCGATGCCGGCGAACAACCACTTTACGCGCTTCCAAATACCGATCGCACAGGCCGCTCCCGTGTCACATCCGATGGCTCAAACTACCCAGCCTGTCATGTCAGCACCGCTGACTTCATCGGCCGCCGTGCAACAGCAAGCCCCACCCACCGGACCAGTTGTCACACAGGCCATGTCACCGcatcttcaccctctccgaCCACCGGCCCCGCCATTTCCctttcagcagcagcagcagcagcagcagcagcagcagcagcaggagagggaACCCGAgccgacgccgccgccagtgTTGTCTCAGCATCCGCACCCGCACCCGCACCCACACCCGCAGCAGccccaaccacagcaacagcagccgtCTCAGATGCCCCGGCAAACTCCGCAGGCCGTGCCGATTTCCCAGAAGGCCCCTGTGTCTGCTGCCCCGATTGTGCCCGTGTCAGATGCTGTGCCTCCACCGGCAGGCTGGCCATCGTCCAGCACCTTCTCACTGCTGGGGCAGCCCAAGGACAGTCGCGACGGCCGCCATGCTGCTGAGAGAGAACGTCAACCCATGGGTCTTGGTCAGCGTGAGCCACCACGGCAAGCAGAGCGGGCGCCACCGTTGCGCATGAAGCAGGATCCtgatcaacctcctcacaccCCAGAGGCTTACCCGGCATACCAGCCGCCACGCACTGCTCCACCTCGGAGCGAACCAATCCCGCTGGCAAGGCAGCCAGAACCACCACATCGTGTCACACCAGCTGCCGCCATGTATGGACCCAGCACTCAGGGCCAGCCCATGCGAGGACTTCTCAACGACCCAGTGCCTACCCAGCAAGCACCTTCTGTGGGGTCGGGCATGGAGAGGCCGCTGTCAACAGCCCAGAGACCGGCGGCGGTGTCGATGCAGGAGCACTTTGCGCCTATTccagcttctgctcctccggttcctccaccacagccTGCGCCAGCCGCCCCGCGACCACCAGAGCCACGCAAGACCAGCAACCTCAACTTCCTGCTCAACGATGACCCTCCACCCGCCCCAAAGCGTATCGCCGACGTGTCGTCCATGGGCGTGAAGCCGAGCTCAACGCCACCACCTCAGCCGATGGCTGCTCGCCAGCCGCCTCCCCCAACATCAGCTCCGGCGCCgccaagaagagaggaggctGGTTACCCATATGCTCGCaacccaccgccctcgcACCAaggtcctcctccctcggctATCCCCCCGCTGAAGCCGAGCTACCCTGCACAGTCGCCGCGGTCTGGACATTCACGGGCGCCGAGTGCCAACATTGTTCCCTCCATGGACCCTGCTCTGGAGCCATCACGAGCGGAATATTATCCACGCCACTATGCTCAGCATCAGCCAAGTGCAACTAATTCTCCTCAGTCACACACGGCTCATCATTATGGTCAGACTCCTGCTCAGCATCCCCAGCTTTCACAGCAGATGCCTCAACATCAGCAtgctcagcaacagccaccgcAGCCGCCACAGCCGCAACAGCACTCGCAACAGGCTCAGATGGCGTATCCACCACAGGGCTATCAGGGATATCCCGTCAGCCAAGCGCacgctccctctcctacaCCTCAATATGCTCCTCATCCCGGCATGGCGGTAAGGAGGGAGCCACAGCCCCAAACCGGACGCGAATCTTGGTCGCAGCCCCCGCAAGTATCAAGTagccaacagcaacagatgattcagcaggagcagcaggagcggGAGCGACAGCGCCAGCAGATgctccaacagcagcagcatgcccATGGCCATCAGattcctcagcagcctccccagcaacaccagccaCCCAGCAACTGGCCGCCATCTCAACAAGGGACCCCGCAAAAGCCGAGCCAGCCTGTTCCCGCGCACACGGCTTGGGGAGTTCAGCATGGTGTACAGGCCAAGCCACCTGTCACCAGCTCGGTAccgtcgcagcagcagcatgctTGGGCACCAACAGGctctcatcagcaacaaccccagccgTTCAACCTGAGGGAGAGTCGTGGTCCTCCTGTATATCCCCACGAAACGCAGAGCCCAACGGCCGGCAttgtccatcatcaacaccagggCTCAATTGGAAGCGGTAGGTacgcccaaccccaacaagaTGCAAGACGAGAGCCTGgtccaccaacccagccattCCCTCGGTACGCCACTCCCGGCCCCGGCCAGACTAGAGATCCCGGCGCTAGGAGTTACACCCCTGTGAACTCGTTTGATCCTCGtggcccgccgccgccgcaggcATATGGTCAGCCGGATATGAGGGACGCTCACATGCGAGAGGCACAATTTGGCAGAGATCCCAGGGAGATGGGCAGGGACCCAAGGGAGATGGCCAGAGACCCTAGGGAGATGGGAAGAGATCCCAGGGAAATGGGACGTGATCCGAGAGAGATGGGCAGGGATCCTAGGGACATTGCGAGGGAGCAAGCGCAGGCCCAGGCTCAAGCTCAGCATCATGCTCAGGTGCAGGCTCAGGGACCGCCCCGCGGCCCGGTTCAAGGTCAGGGGACGACACAGGCGCAGGCCCAGCTTCAGGCGCAGCAGAGGATACTGAGACCGCAGGAGGGGTATGATCGGCCTCCTCGAAGGGAGGGTTATTGAGGGGCGTGATCAGAATGACTTGTCCTTGTGCCTCGAAGCGTTCCTTTACTGTTTCATGGTTACATtagaggggagggaggcgagtCTTGAAGGTGCTGCGGCCCTTCTCCAAGCGTAGTTGGGTTTTATTCGGGTGAAAAGATGAGCGATGATTTGGGGATCagaaataaaagaaaacaagcGCATTATTGACTGGGAACCGAGAAAAGGGACAGTCCGATGGAAGAAGGACTGGGGGGAAAAGCCAGGAATAGTCAGCGGGTTGGGTTTATATGGTTTATCGTATGGCTTTTTGTTACTTTTTAAGGCAGGCTTCTGGAATTTGGGGGTAGGGCATGATTCAATGGAGCGTTTTCTGCGTTTTCATTCGGGGGTGTTCATTATAGGGGGTTTAGGATGAAATGGTGTTTTTTGTTAGATGTAGTCTATAAGGAATGTTTATGGTACGGCTTTGTAATTTTTGAGGTTTCTGTGACATTGCcatcttttgttttgttctttcCTCCGAGTTGGGGTAATGTTCATGTTCAATTTTGTTTCATGGTTTGGTTGCGCCTGCACTTTGTTGGTGTCTTGCTATGGTTTGTCCAGAGTTATAGGCCAGGGAAGCCATTACAGTACTATGTCCCAGTCCTCTTATCCCTGAAGTGTTCTCCATTACAACTTGGAGTAAATCACCTCTTCAAACTCCTTGATCAACGACCTAACTTGCAAATCCCCCGGCTGGACAATCTGCGTGGCGAAAACACCGCACACGCCCGCCTCCCGGTCGATGAGCTGTATCCCCGTCATGTCAGCATATttctttccccctttccctcaaAGTTTGGCCCTACTCACCCAAGCAAGATTAAAAGCCCCACCCCACTgaacaaacccccttttcctccctccatTACCCGTCGTCCCAGGCTCAGCGGTAACCAACCCAGCAGGACTCCAATCGTACtctgctcccccctccacagGGTTGacccaccccaccatccaatcccttccctccccctttaGACTCTCATTCAAGACCTTTTTGCTCTCGGGTGTCAAacaccccccaaacaacaccgccTGCCACTCCGGCCTCAGCAACCTGCTCTTATTTGGCTCCAGAAAGTCAGCGAGGATGGTGACATAGGCCTTCAtgctcccaaaccccccccccccatagCCTCATTCTCTGCCGGACTATCCGCCAGCTTGTGATGGGAAagtttccccttcccccggGTCGTCATACCCGCTCGGCGTCCGTCGAGGGCGTCGTACCGAGCAGGATAAAAGGTGATCTCCCCCCTTTTGATCCCCAACACTGACAGGATATTATCCTGCAGGTAAACCTCCAGCTTGACACCAGAGAGCCTTTCCACCAACAAACCCGCCCAGTCCAGTCCCGAGCCGTAGACCCATCCCTTTCCGGGTTGGAACGACAACGGGTAAGAGCACCGCTCGGGCACTGTACTTCCCCCGACCGGGGTcaaggggacggggacggtcttgttggtgatggtggtgaggtaggTCACCACGTCGGGGTTGTTCCAGGTGTAGGAGCAGCCTGACGAGTGGGTCAGGAGGTGTTTTAACAGTATCGGTTCTGTTCGTGGAGACAGAATTGGTTGTCCGTCGGGGGTGAACCCGCTCAAAACAGGTTGGGCGGCCAGTTCcgggaggtggggggagaTGTCAGTCGCGAGGGCTACTTTCCCTGATTGGACCTGCTGCAGGACCGCGATGGAGGTGAGGAGTTTGGTTGTGGAGGCCATGGCGAGGATGCTGTCTGGTTGGAGGGGGCTGTTTGCTGgactggaagaaggggagagggacaAGGGGCCGAGGGAGTGGGTGTAGTTGAGTTTTCCTGGGGGGGTGTCAGTATGAGACGGTGGGaaaagggtggggggggaatACCATCTTTTGACCTGACGAGCATCACCGCACCGGGGAGGACGTCATTCTCAATGGCCTTTTGAACGGTGGACTCAAATTCGGGTGTCatctttgttgatgttggtgttagtgttgatgatgttgaccgTAACTGATAAATGACACGGCTTATAACCCCAAGAGATGCGGGGACCGCCTCGGTAGATCAATCCCgacccccctc
The window above is part of the Podospora bellae-mahoneyi strain CBS 112042 chromosome 3, whole genome shotgun sequence genome. Proteins encoded here:
- a CDS encoding hypothetical protein (COG:K; EggNog:ENOG503NXS4) yields the protein MDRYCHGDGRSFEPPPSLPLHSYNRHSLPPPHWHDHHREFKFERTHYYDNRPRDTRPTQDPAHPTNFCRDRTRYTGQYHPDRRSRSPRDRSPYGGERDRGPPQQYPDSDRRRPIDARGNPSSFPNREGFRNEPPRGPKALLDAPNGPRGGFAGDYRGRGRGGGGRGRPTWGRDDRPDVGREDPRDRPHFRDERSRERDYPRDREWAPRDREHSFRGRRTPPPRGRSPLRRDFDVGLNVDAERARRGSRDGPLSAGSSNSDPPFGGPFRGSYRGRGGGRGGGRGGGDWDRGGRGRGFHGDDRPDHRFPRSHSQDGRYGREPDVRDHREPRYQEFTRDIRDDRPMGRDREHDLLRPKPIDRVSNDPPSAKDVSPPPLAPSAPAFGTVPSRPPATTDIQSMTGKPPPTGPRALAVEERPPSAGQGVSNDRAPPTGPSKIHGEASPTIPSGPRAHRDAKQPQRSSKQWINTGAFNAKKTQESPKSARSMSVVSQHPRPFGGFRPESSHTDFHSEYNKRPRSPDAKSDSHTERYGGFRGTGVNDIAIAYQRGSHSARASLDREMRLSLDDGDLKVGAAEPVVERAQTERQPDRVQEPTPSPVTLGAVEPSKDKIEEAKQSTVPPPESRPLDFDVPSSGVRLQEKHLPASAEETEESDEDDEDLNDYFSQQVSKAEAELKKLHEMVDGSTIQIIARYTTVENNAMVRVVVSPVTVQNKVKPIPDGFTFPPIKPQQVDPVEPEAALPQPQVQDEEMPDAMPEAPASPTIEKADEVAEQQLPEPQPKVEDMDVEGSALPSVPAVQDANLHDEDVSMEDVSEVHETVEPPHPPASVNGEPGRNGIHAPFMQAARTPSHMDDDSEDRTEDDGSIYDTVEHAREFSATPPTEDLPIYNVKPWEQSRRAFRTEESSPNFGNFVLANIQRETATAETAQDVSRRQYAQDYESYLKFTQSDDPVAIKSRAHFTNEVSVKETKGPQSENKPEGRGTRARFATEYDLKKALEQSQREFAERQEREDRSQKEKYRTDKEAVIPDMLWTTAEKEQASFYDTAGKLPLEKLVATWDVVPWHVNFTEEEAEKFEKAYLEFPKQWGKIAKELPNRDTGTCIQYYYAMKRELGLKEKLKKQPKKRKKGGRAKQRSSALVSELGNGEHETEDATQETGENGERRRPPRRAAAPNFGGNEATPNADSDGATPAATPARRRGGTAIEGAKNDSGAEKTEGKRARGRKQVKDKAGQDAKGIKPAPSTQTPVPLPPPVPSNKGGRSRANSKAQGPEWASPQTPVDIAARPPGHFEAPPGGMQPPLAPVQQPPLSSPERAMGPMQSTMSEVMAAPSLRPEPPLSQTSVPTFDIPQPAGPDRTRTPQQASSYWSVSESNDFPGLLRAFGTDWNAIAAHMQTKTATMVKNFYMRQTKEGGRRETNVDWEHIATEADAKLRRGEKRPAPPTPTQGPRKRYDVPTGHRPLAAAEPEEHTPTKIEPMPANNHFTRFQIPIAQAAPVSHPMAQTTQPVMSAPLTSSAAVQQQAPPTGPVVTQAMSPHLHPLRPPAPPFPFQQQQQQQQQQQQQEREPEPTPPPVLSQHPHPHPHPHPQQPQPQQQQPSQMPRQTPQAVPISQKAPVSAAPIVPVSDAVPPPAGWPSSSTFSLLGQPKDSRDGRHAAERERQPMGLGQREPPRQAERAPPLRMKQDPDQPPHTPEAYPAYQPPRTAPPRSEPIPLARQPEPPHRVTPAAAMYGPSTQGQPMRGLLNDPVPTQQAPSVGSGMERPLSTAQRPAAVSMQEHFAPIPASAPPVPPPQPAPAAPRPPEPRKTSNLNFLLNDDPPPAPKRIADVSSMGVKPSSTPPPQPMAARQPPPPTSAPAPPRREEAGYPYARNPPPSHQGPPPSAIPPLKPSYPAQSPRSGHSRAPSANIVPSMDPALEPSRAEYYPRHYAQHQPSATNSPQSHTAHHYGQTPAQHPQLSQQMPQHQHAQQQPPQPPQPQQHSQQAQMAYPPQGYQGYPVSQAHAPSPTPQYAPHPGMAVRREPQPQTGRESWSQPPQVSSSQQQQMIQQEQQERERQRQQMLQQQQHAHGHQIPQQPPQQHQPPSNWPPSQQGTPQKPSQPVPAHTAWGVQHGVQAKPPVTSSVPSQQQHAWAPTGSHQQQPQPFNLRESRGPPVYPHETQSPTAGIVHHQHQGSIGSGRYAQPQQDARREPGPPTQPFPRYATPGPGQTRDPGARSYTPVNSFDPRGPPPPQAYGQPDMRDAHMREAQFGRDPREMGRDPREMARDPREMGRDPREMGRDPREMGRDPRDIAREQAQAQAQAQHHAQVQAQGPPRGPVQGQGTTQAQAQLQAQQRILRPQEGYDRPPRREGY
- a CDS encoding hypothetical protein (EggNog:ENOG503NYDR; COG:V), giving the protein MKAYVTILADFLEPNKSRLLRPEWQAVLFGGCLTPESKKVLNESLKGEGRDWMVGWVNPVEGGAEYDWSPAGLVTAEPGTTGNGGRKRGFVQWGGAFNLAWLIDREAGVCGVFATQIVQPGDLQVRSLIKEFEEVIYSKL
- a CDS encoding hypothetical protein (MEROPS:MER0006204; EggNog:ENOG503NYDR; COG:V): MTPEFESTVQKAIENDVLPGAVMLVRSKDGKLNYTHSLGPLSLSPSSSPANSPLQPDSILAMASTTKLLTSIAVLQQVQSGKVALATDISPHLPELAAQPVLSGFTPDGQPILSPRTEPILLKHLLTHSSGCSYTWNNPDVVTYLTTITNKTVPVPLTPVGGSTVPERCSYPLSFQPGKGWVYGSGLDWAGLLVERLSGVKLEVYLQDNILSVLGIKRGEITFYPARYDALDGRRAE